In the Breoghania sp. genome, GGCGCTGCGCGCGAGATCGGACCTCTGGTCGCCAGCAAATTCAATCCGATCCTGCTGATCTTCTTCCAGCATGACGTGAACCAGATGAGCCGCGGCACCGGCGGATCAAGCCACTATTTCCGCAATGTGATCCGCCATTCCATGGGCATGAAAGGCGCATTTTACGCCGAAGACGTGACCGCAGAGGTGGCCGGCAAGACCGTGAAGGCGCGCCAGATCAGCTTCACGCCCTTTGTCAGCGACACGCACAAGGCGCAGATGAGCAAGCTGATGACCAAGCGCTATTCGATCACGATCAGCGACGAGGTCCCCGGCGGCATCGTGGCGCTTGAAACCGCGACGCCCGCGCGCCCCGACCAGCCCGGCGAGGGCCCGATGCTGCATGAGATCTATCAGTTGCGGGAGGTGCGGTGATGCCGGGAGTATCGCCCCGCAGGCTTGTCGGCGCGATGGTGGCGGGGGCGGTCGTCGCCCTTGCCAGCACCGCAACGCCCGCGCGCGCCAACGACTATCCGACCATCGCCGTGGCGGACTATGTGCTGGGCTGCATGGCGGCCAATGGCGATACCGGCGAAGCACTGCGCCAATGTGCCTGTTCCATCGACGTGGTGGCCTCGCTTCTGTCCTATGACGACTACACGCTTGCCGAAACGGTGTTGCGCATGCGGCAGGTGGCGGGCGGCGGCGAGAAGATGGCGATCTTCCGCGAGACACCGGCCACCAAGGTGATGGTGGAGCGCCTTCGCCGCGCACAGGTGGAGGCGGAAGTGCGCTGTTTCTACTAGGCTTGACGCATATTACGTGCTGTTACACGTAACGAAACACCCAAAATCCGTCGCGTACCTTTGCCGAAAAGGAACCCGGGCGTGCGCGCGGGTCTAACCATGAGCGTTTCACCTTTCAGCCTGTCCACCGCCCTCCCTTCCGTTGCCCTGCCAACAAAGCGCGCAAAGAACGCCAACACCGCGACGGCAGTGTTTCCTTCGCCGCCTACACTTGTAGCACTACAGTATTGCAGCCAAGCTACCGACCACACGATAGACTTTGCGTCAGGTGCTGATATTCAAGGACGCGCCATCGCGGCTTGATCATGTTTCAACATGACGGCCCGATATCGTGAAGGGAGAGCAGGAGCGGCCATGTCCATTGCCGAGGCCGACATCAACATCCAGGCGGACGCCCAAGTCGTCTATCGGGCGTGGTCGAAGTCGCGCAATCCCGTGCGGATGCTGGAGGAACTGAAGCAGGGCCTCGGCCCCTGCAACCCGGCGCTGATCGCGCTGTTCGTCTCTTCCAACCTGCCTTACGAGGATGTGGTGGGGCCGCTGGCCGCCGCCTATCCGCAAAGCCAGCTTGTGGGCTGCACCACGGCGGGCAGCCTGACGGCGACGTCCTACGAAGGAGACGGCGCGGTGGCGGTGGCCTTTGACCATTCCGCCTTTTCCTTCCAAATCTGCCCGCTGACGCACCTCAACGCCTTTTCCATGGCGGAGAGCGGCGAGGCCATTGAGGCGGCCTATTTTTCGCTGCTGCAGGAACTCACCCCGGATCAGAAGCACTTTTTCGCCATGCTGCTGGTCGATGGCCTGTCGCGGCGCGAAGAGGAAATCGCCGCTTCCACCTATGCGGCGCTCGATGCGGTGCCGATCTTCGGGGCGTCCGCCGGCGACAATCTGAACTTCGACACCACGCAGATCTTTCTGAATGGACGGGTTATGGAAGACACCGCCCTTGTGGTGCTGGGCGCCTCGTCGCGACCCGTAGAGGTGTTCAAACTGGAACATTTCTCGCCCACCGAAGACCGGGTGGTGGTCACCAGCGCCGACCCGCAACGCCGCGTCGTGTGGTCGATCAATGCCGAACCTGCGGCGGACGAATATGCAAGGCTCATCGGGGCCGATGTGGGCGCGCTGACGCCGGAGATCTTCGCCGCCAACCCGCTGCTGGTGCGCGTGGGCGGCGACTACCACGTCCGCGCCATCCAGAAGGTCACGCCCGACGGCGCGCTGCATTTCTTCTGCGCCATAGACGAGGGCATCGTGCTGACGCTGGCCCACCCGCAGGACATGCGGGACAATCTCAGCCAGCACATGGGCCGGCTATCCGAGCGCATCGGCGGAATTGAACTCGCCTTGTGCTTCGACTGCATCCTGCGGCGGCTGGAAGCGGAGCGACTGGGCATCACCGGCGATCTTCTGCAGATCTTCGATCATTTCCGCATGATCGGCTTCAACACCTATGGCGAACAGTACCGCTTCCTGCATCTCAGCCAGACATTGACCGGGCTCGCCATCGGCGGAGGCAAGCGATGACCACGCGCGAAGCCCCCGGCCTTTCGCGTCGCCAGCTTCAGGAGCAATTGCGGGCTCTGGAGACTGAAAACGCCAAGCTGCGCACCATTCGCGATGCGCTGATCCGGCAGGTGGATCGCAGCCACGATTTCACCGGCAACGCCTTCAAGCTGTTCCAGTCGGTCGCCGAGCTTGAGACCAACGTGGAAAAGCGCATCCAGCGCGTGGCGCGCGCCATGAACGAGGCCAAGATCGCGCGACGCCAGTTGCAGCAGGCCATCGATTCCAT is a window encoding:
- a CDS encoding FIST N-terminal domain-containing protein, whose protein sequence is MSIAEADINIQADAQVVYRAWSKSRNPVRMLEELKQGLGPCNPALIALFVSSNLPYEDVVGPLAAAYPQSQLVGCTTAGSLTATSYEGDGAVAVAFDHSAFSFQICPLTHLNAFSMAESGEAIEAAYFSLLQELTPDQKHFFAMLLVDGLSRREEEIAASTYAALDAVPIFGASAGDNLNFDTTQIFLNGRVMEDTALVVLGASSRPVEVFKLEHFSPTEDRVVVTSADPQRRVVWSINAEPAADEYARLIGADVGALTPEIFAANPLLVRVGGDYHVRAIQKVTPDGALHFFCAIDEGIVLTLAHPQDMRDNLSQHMGRLSERIGGIELALCFDCILRRLEAERLGITGDLLQIFDHFRMIGFNTYGEQYRFLHLSQTLTGLAIGGGKR